The genomic stretch CCGATGATGGAGGGATCGGCGTAGGGCTCGGTGTGGCCCGAGGTGATCCAGCGGACCTCGACCTCGGAGGCGAGCTTTTCCATCTTCCGTAGCGAGGGGATGTAGTCGGAGAGCACGGCGGTCGGCACCTGGAGGAAGAGGCACTCCTCGGGACGGACCAGATCGCCCGAGACGAGGATCTTCTCCTTCTCGTCGTAGAGGGAGATGCTGCAGGGGGAGTGGCCCGGGGTGTCGTAGATTTTGAGCACCCTGCCGCCCAAATCAATCGTGTCGCCTTCCTGCAGGGTCGAGCCGAAGGTGGCGGGCTTGATCGCGTACTGGTCTGCGTCGAACCAGTCGGGGAATTTGTTTCCGCCGCCGGTCCACATTTTCACGAAGCCCTGGGTCATCTTCGAGAGATCCTGCGCCAGCATGCTCTTGCCGTTGGGGTGGACGGCCACCTTGTTCCACCGGTAGGCCGATCCCACATGGTCCCAGTGGGTATGGGTGAGGATGTGCTCGATGGGGAGGTCGGTGATGCTTTCCTGGAGCTTGCGGAGGTTGCCGATGCCGATGCCGCCGTCGATGGAAAGCGCCTTTTCCTTGCCGAGGAGGAAGAACATCTTGAAGCGCCCGGCTTCGGTGATCTGGTAGCTTCCGGGAGCGAACTCGGTGACGCTGTACCAGTCCTGGGTTTCCATGCTTTCTCCTGTCGGTGATTATCGAAATGACATTTTTGATCTTCCCGGCTCCCTGCGCCCATTCGGGAAAAAGCCGAAAAAGACTTTCGTTGCATATTGCGCTGTCAGATTGACCCTAATTTATATCCCCTCGCCCGGAGGGGATCAAGCAGGTTTCCCCGTCCGGGGAAAGGAAACTTATCCCCTGTAGATCGGCTCCTCCCGGCTGAAGAAGCCCTCGATCAGGCCGTAGGCGATGAGGCGGTTTTTCTCCTGAAGGCTGGCGTGGGCGATGCCCGGCATGACGGCGAGCTGCTTGTCCGGATTCAGGAGCCGCTCGAAGAA from bacterium encodes the following:
- a CDS encoding MBL fold metallo-hydrolase, with translation METQDWYSVTEFAPGSYQITEAGRFKMFFLLGKEKALSIDGGIGIGNLRKLQESITDLPIEHILTHTHWDHVGSAYRWNKVAVHPNGKSMLAQDLSKMTQGFVKMWTGGGNKFPDWFDADQYAIKPATFGSTLQEGDTIDLGGRVLKIYDTPGHSPCSISLYDEKEKILVSGDLVRPEECLFLQVPTAVLSDYIPSLRKMEKLASEVEVRWITSGHTEPYADPSIIGEMAGFLEDIQAGKPDFVKKEVPTWGEIDEYEMPRIKVWINDKARK